A single genomic interval of Streptomyces graminofaciens harbors:
- a CDS encoding DUF6278 family protein, with the protein MKLSFLGNWRKRHRPAFGVGVLSVGGDGDDGDGHEGLAELLSECELLREQARRTGVELDDSAASLEALDQLVPRWRDDEETLAWLGNDAGLYLGTVVVRTVPGARWEIWPNGQPVVRLASGREIDVVEAGHEWASSGVPELSQLYAEVTEG; encoded by the coding sequence ATGAAGCTCTCTTTCCTGGGCAACTGGCGCAAGAGGCATCGCCCCGCCTTCGGGGTCGGCGTGCTCTCCGTGGGCGGTGACGGGGATGACGGCGACGGTCATGAGGGCCTCGCCGAACTCCTCTCCGAATGCGAGCTGCTGCGTGAGCAGGCCCGGCGCACGGGGGTCGAACTCGACGATTCCGCCGCCTCGTTGGAGGCGCTCGACCAGCTCGTCCCGCGCTGGCGCGACGACGAGGAGACCCTCGCCTGGCTGGGGAACGACGCCGGGCTCTACCTCGGCACCGTCGTCGTCCGCACCGTGCCGGGCGCGCGCTGGGAGATCTGGCCGAACGGCCAGCCCGTGGTGAGGCTGGCCTCCGGCCGGGAGATCGACGTGGTCGAGGCCGGCCACGAGTGGGCTTCCAGCGGCGTACCGGAACTGTCGCAGCTGTACGCCGAGGTCACGGAGGGATGA
- a CDS encoding exodeoxyribonuclease III yields MRIATWNVNSITARLPRLLAWLESSGTDVLCLQEAKIAEDGFPFDALRDAGYEAAVHATGRWNGVAVISRVGLEDVVKGLPGDPGYEGVEEPRALSATCGPVRVWSVYVPNGREVDHPHYAYKLQWFEALKAAVAGDAAGSRPFAIMGDYNVAPTDDDVYDVTVFEGLTHVTPAERAALASLREAGLSDVVPRPLKYEHPYTYWDYRQLCFPKNRGMRIDLVYGNEPFAKSVKDAYVDREERKGKGASDHAPVVVDLDV; encoded by the coding sequence ATGCGCATCGCGACCTGGAACGTGAACTCGATCACCGCCCGCCTCCCGAGGCTCCTGGCCTGGCTGGAGAGCAGTGGCACGGACGTGCTCTGCCTCCAGGAGGCCAAGATCGCCGAGGACGGCTTCCCGTTCGACGCGCTGCGCGACGCGGGCTACGAGGCGGCGGTGCACGCCACGGGCCGGTGGAACGGCGTGGCGGTGATCTCCCGGGTCGGTCTGGAGGACGTCGTCAAGGGCCTGCCCGGCGACCCCGGCTACGAGGGCGTCGAGGAGCCCCGCGCCCTCTCCGCGACCTGCGGCCCGGTCCGCGTCTGGTCGGTGTATGTGCCGAACGGCCGCGAGGTCGACCACCCGCACTACGCGTACAAGCTCCAGTGGTTCGAGGCCCTGAAGGCCGCCGTCGCAGGTGACGCGGCGGGCAGCCGCCCCTTCGCCATCATGGGCGACTACAACGTGGCGCCGACGGACGACGACGTGTACGACGTGACCGTCTTCGAGGGCCTCACACACGTCACCCCCGCCGAGCGCGCAGCCCTCGCCTCCCTCCGCGAGGCCGGCCTCTCCGACGTCGTCCCACGCCCCCTGAAGTACGAGCACCCCTACACGTACTGGGACTACCGCCAGCTCTGCTTCCCCAAGAACCGAGGCATGCGCATCGACCTCGTCTACGGCAACGAGCCGTTCGCGAAGTCCGTGAAGGACGCGTACGTGGACCGGGAGGAGAGAAAGGGCAAGGGAGCCTCCGACCACGCGCCGGTGGTCGTGGACCTCGACGTGTAG
- a CDS encoding MBL fold metallo-hydrolase — MKLTKKSHACVRLEKDGRTLVIDPGTFSEEDAAVGADAVLVTHEHPDHFNEARLRAALEANPAAEIWTLRSVAEKISAAFPGRVHTVGHGDTFTAAGFDVQVHGELHAVIHPDIPRITNVGYLVDDGRVFHPGDALTVPDHAVETLMLPVMAPWSKISEVIDYVREVRPQRAYDIHDALLTDLARPIYDNQIGALGGTEHLRLAPGASADV; from the coding sequence ATGAAGCTCACGAAGAAGTCGCACGCCTGCGTCCGTCTGGAGAAGGACGGACGGACGCTCGTCATCGACCCGGGCACGTTCAGCGAGGAGGACGCGGCGGTCGGCGCGGACGCCGTCCTGGTCACGCACGAGCACCCCGACCACTTCAACGAGGCCCGGCTGCGCGCCGCCCTGGAGGCGAACCCGGCCGCCGAGATCTGGACGCTGCGCTCGGTCGCCGAGAAGATCTCGGCCGCCTTCCCGGGCCGGGTGCACACCGTCGGCCACGGCGACACGTTCACGGCGGCCGGCTTCGACGTCCAGGTCCACGGCGAACTGCACGCCGTGATCCACCCGGACATCCCGCGCATCACCAACGTCGGCTACCTCGTCGACGACGGCCGCGTCTTCCACCCCGGCGACGCCCTCACCGTCCCCGACCACGCCGTGGAGACGCTGATGCTCCCCGTCATGGCCCCCTGGAGCAAGATCTCCGAAGTCATCGACTACGTCCGCGAGGTCAGGCCACAGCGCGCGTACGACATCCACGACGCCCTCCTCACCGACCTCGCCCGCCCGATCTACGACAACCAGATCGGCGCCCTGGGCGGCACGGAACACCTCCGGCTCGCCCCCGGGGCCTCGGCGGACGTCTGA